In Sphingomonas sp. SUN019, one genomic interval encodes:
- a CDS encoding hydrolase, which produces MIVMTSQPRRDPTSDPLLTPENAALVLIDYQPPQVNTIRSMDSLTLIRNAVALTQTAKAYGLPMVLSTVGVESGLNPDTVPELKDAMAGATWIDRSSINAWEDADFVKAVEATGRKKLIMGALWTEVCLAFPCTDALRAGYEVFVPADAVGGTSVAAHESGLRRCEQAGAQPVCWIGVLCELQRDWARAETTEAMVSIGQANGGPWATEIALKQFASQGLKTV; this is translated from the coding sequence ATGATCGTCATGACGAGCCAACCCCGCCGCGATCCCACGAGCGATCCTCTGCTGACGCCCGAAAACGCCGCGCTGGTGCTCATCGACTACCAGCCACCGCAGGTTAACACGATCCGCTCGATGGACAGCCTGACGCTGATCCGCAATGCGGTGGCACTCACGCAGACCGCCAAGGCATACGGCCTGCCGATGGTGCTCTCCACCGTTGGGGTCGAAAGCGGACTCAATCCCGACACCGTTCCCGAACTCAAGGACGCGATGGCGGGCGCGACGTGGATCGACCGATCGAGCATCAATGCCTGGGAGGACGCCGATTTCGTGAAGGCGGTCGAGGCGACCGGGCGCAAGAAGCTGATCATGGGCGCCCTGTGGACCGAGGTTTGCCTGGCCTTCCCCTGCACCGACGCACTGCGCGCGGGCTACGAAGTCTTCGTGCCTGCCGACGCGGTGGGCGGGACGTCTGTCGCGGCGCACGAAAGCGGTCTGCGGCGCTGCGAACAGGCGGGCGCACAGCCGGTCTGCTGGATAGGCGTGCTATGCGAATTGCAGCGCGACTGGGCGCGCGCCGAGACGACCGAGGCGATGGTCAGTATCGGCCAGGCCAATGGCGGTCCGTGGGCGACAGAAATCGCGCTAAAGCAGTTCGCCTCGCAGGGCCTCAAGACCGTCTAG
- the trbF gene encoding conjugal transfer protein TrbF, translated as MFKRPSIRYGQTPEPATPYQRAAQAWDDRIGSARVQAKNWRLAFFGTLALSGGLTGGLVWQSTRGHVVPWVVQVDRLGEAQAVAPAEAGYRPTDPQVAFHLARFIEQVRAIPADPVIVRQNWLRAYDFTTDRGALALNDYARANDPFANVGRVQVAVEVSSVIRASSDSFRVAWIERRYQDGSLAATERWSAILTIVVQPPRTPDALRKNPLGVFVNALNWSKELSQ; from the coding sequence ATGTTCAAGCGACCGAGCATCCGCTACGGCCAGACGCCCGAGCCGGCCACACCCTATCAACGCGCGGCGCAAGCATGGGACGACCGCATCGGCTCGGCGCGCGTACAGGCGAAGAACTGGCGGCTCGCCTTCTTCGGCACGCTGGCGCTCTCGGGCGGTCTGACTGGCGGCCTGGTCTGGCAATCGACGCGCGGCCATGTCGTCCCCTGGGTCGTGCAGGTTGATCGGCTGGGCGAAGCCCAAGCCGTTGCGCCGGCTGAGGCCGGCTATCGTCCCACCGACCCGCAGGTCGCGTTCCATCTCGCCCGCTTCATCGAGCAGGTCCGCGCCATCCCGGCCGATCCGGTGATCGTCCGTCAGAACTGGCTCAGGGCTTACGACTTCACGACAGATCGCGGCGCGCTTGCGCTCAATGACTATGCGCGGGCCAACGATCCGTTCGCCAATGTCGGGCGGGTGCAGGTTGCGGTGGAAGTGTCCAGCGTCATCCGGGCATCGTCCGACAGCTTCCGCGTCGCCTGGATCGAGCGCCGCTATCAGGATGGCAGCCTCGCCGCGACCGAGCGCTGGTCGGCGATCCTCACCATCGTCGTCCAGCCGCCGCGCACACCCGACGCCCTGCGCAAGAATCCGCTCGGGGTTTTCGTAAACGCCCTCAACTGGTCGAAGGAGTTGTCGCAATGA
- the trbL gene encoding P-type conjugative transfer protein TrbL, producing the protein MGGTGVVDRFLDVFTRYIDSGFGLLGGEVAFIATTLIVIDVTLAALFWTWGEGDDIIARLVKKTLFVGVFAYIIGNWNSLARIVFESFAGLGLKASGTGFTAAELLQPGRVAQVGLEAGQPILESISDLMGWVAFFENFIQIAVLLIAWLLVILAFFILAIQLFVTLIEFKLATLCGFVLIPFGLFGKTAFMAERVLGLVISSGIKVLVLAVIVGIGSTLFDEFRAGFGGAQPSIEDALAVALASLCLLGLGIFGPSIANGIVSGGPALGAGAAAGTVLAGGGALAGGAAAARLGVGAAAGAIGGAARGAAFTSGAANSAYALGSAGKTGAAAVTSGAAGVGQAAVGAAMSPLRKAAASLKDSYRSGGRATVTATGGTISGGSSTPSPDAPTGAPAWASAMKNRQTMTHGATIAAHTLRSGDGGGSGASVDTSQKD; encoded by the coding sequence ATGGGCGGCACCGGCGTCGTCGATCGCTTTTTGGATGTCTTCACCCGCTACATCGACAGCGGGTTCGGCCTGCTCGGCGGCGAGGTGGCGTTCATCGCCACCACCCTGATCGTCATCGACGTGACCTTGGCCGCCCTGTTCTGGACGTGGGGAGAGGGCGACGACATCATCGCGCGCCTCGTCAAGAAAACGCTGTTCGTCGGCGTCTTCGCCTACATCATCGGTAACTGGAACAGCCTGGCACGCATCGTCTTCGAGAGTTTCGCCGGGCTCGGCCTCAAAGCATCGGGCACCGGCTTCACCGCCGCCGAACTGCTCCAGCCGGGCCGCGTCGCCCAAGTGGGTCTGGAGGCGGGTCAGCCGATTCTGGAATCCATTTCAGACCTGATGGGCTGGGTCGCGTTCTTCGAGAACTTCATCCAGATCGCGGTGCTGCTGATCGCCTGGCTGCTGGTCATCCTCGCCTTCTTCATTCTGGCGATCCAGCTCTTCGTCACGCTGATCGAGTTCAAGCTGGCGACGCTGTGCGGCTTCGTCCTCATTCCGTTTGGACTATTCGGCAAGACCGCCTTCATGGCCGAGCGCGTGCTGGGCCTGGTGATCTCGTCGGGCATCAAGGTGCTGGTGCTCGCCGTCATCGTCGGCATCGGCTCGACCTTATTCGACGAGTTCCGCGCCGGGTTCGGCGGCGCGCAGCCGAGCATCGAGGACGCGCTGGCCGTCGCGCTCGCCTCACTGTGCCTTCTCGGGCTCGGCATCTTCGGCCCGTCGATCGCCAATGGCATCGTTTCGGGCGGCCCGGCGCTGGGCGCAGGGGCTGCGGCGGGAACCGTGCTCGCTGGCGGCGGCGCGCTCGCCGGTGGCGCCGCTGCCGCCCGCCTCGGTGTTGGCGCGGCGGCGGGTGCAATCGGCGGCGCTGCGCGAGGCGCGGCCTTCACGTCTGGCGCCGCCAACAGCGCTTATGCGCTCGGCTCCGCCGGCAAGACCGGCGCGGCCGCAGTGACCAGCGGTGCTGCCGGAGTCGGTCAAGCGGCGGTCGGCGCTGCCATGTCGCCGCTCCGCAAGGCGGCCGCCTCGCTTAAGGACAGCTACCGCTCCGGCGGCCGCGCCACCGTCACCGCCACGGGCGGGACCATTTCGGGCGGCAGCTCCACGCCGTCGCCGGACGCGCCGACCGGCGCGCCCGCCTGGGCGTCCGCGATGAAGAACCGCCAGACCATGACCCACGGCGCGACCATCGCCGCCCACACGCTGCGCTCCGGCGATGGCGGCGGCAGCGGCGCTTCCGTCGACACCAGCCAGAAGGATTGA
- a CDS encoding LysR family transcriptional regulator, translating to MADRFEDLRVFAAVVEAGGFAAAADRMNIAKSAVSRRVRELEDRLGARLLDRTTRSMHLTDAGRVFHDRARTLLAQLYDAEEEASGIGGGLRGVIRIAAPVSFTTHCLAPVVGRFLDRHPVVELAIDTDDRMVDLVRDGFDLAIRIARLADSALIARRLTVIRHVCVAAPALLARLGNPETPADLSRFPGIVYSNVDTAHYWTFADGIVPAVSARLAFANGDAVKAAAVSGLGVAVLPTFIVHDAVRSGELAIVLAGHMRPPIAVHALHATARNQSARVRAFIDFLVETYAGDPFWDRGLIEAA from the coding sequence TTGGCCGATCGATTTGAAGATCTTCGTGTGTTCGCCGCGGTCGTCGAAGCTGGCGGGTTTGCGGCCGCCGCCGATCGGATGAACATCGCCAAGTCGGCGGTCAGCCGACGGGTCCGCGAATTGGAGGATCGGCTCGGAGCACGCCTGCTCGACCGGACGACGAGGAGTATGCATCTGACGGACGCGGGTCGGGTCTTCCACGACCGTGCGCGGACGCTGTTAGCGCAGCTCTACGACGCCGAAGAGGAAGCATCAGGCATCGGCGGCGGGCTTCGCGGCGTGATCCGCATCGCCGCGCCCGTCTCGTTCACGACCCATTGCCTGGCACCAGTCGTCGGCAGATTCCTGGACCGCCACCCCGTGGTCGAACTTGCAATCGATACCGACGATCGGATGGTCGATCTGGTGCGCGACGGCTTCGATCTGGCGATCCGCATCGCCCGTCTGGCCGATTCTGCCTTGATCGCCCGACGGCTGACAGTGATCCGCCACGTCTGCGTCGCCGCACCGGCGCTGCTCGCGCGCCTCGGCAACCCCGAAACGCCCGCTGACCTCAGCCGATTTCCGGGTATCGTCTATTCCAACGTCGATACGGCGCACTACTGGACCTTCGCCGATGGCATCGTCCCCGCGGTTTCTGCCCGGCTTGCCTTCGCGAATGGCGACGCCGTCAAAGCTGCGGCAGTCTCCGGTCTAGGGGTCGCGGTGCTTCCGACTTTCATCGTCCACGACGCGGTGCGGAGCGGCGAGCTCGCGATCGTTCTTGCTGGGCACATGCGACCGCCGATCGCCGTGCATGCGCTTCACGCAACAGCCCGTAACCAATCGGCGCGGGTTCGTGCCTTCATCGATTTCCTCGTCGAGACCTATGCGGGCGACCCGTTTTGGGACCGAGGGCTCATCGAGGCCGCCTAG
- a CDS encoding pirin family protein produces MSQAERGRTVARIVQREAATEGAGVSINRVMPIAALDTVDPFLLLDEIRSDDPGAYLAGFPPHPHRGIETITYMLAGRMHHRDSTGGNGVIGAGDVQWMTAARGIIHSEMPEQSDGLMWGFQLWLNMPAAEKMATRSSYLELATDAIPTVEGYRHRVRVISGAYGGKSGPAPERTVSPTYLDVAIDAGGSFAIDLPDGHSAFAYVFDGEARIAGTAIPNGGTAILSGDGPVSIASNAGGRLLLIAGRPLREPVFRAGPFAMASARDLEQAFEDLRSGRFLEPA; encoded by the coding sequence ATGTCTCAGGCGGAGCGGGGGCGGACAGTCGCCCGGATCGTGCAGCGCGAAGCGGCGACCGAAGGGGCAGGCGTCAGTATCAATCGCGTGATGCCCATTGCCGCGCTCGACACTGTCGATCCCTTCCTTTTGCTCGATGAAATTCGCTCGGACGACCCTGGCGCCTATCTGGCCGGGTTTCCTCCGCACCCGCATCGCGGGATCGAGACGATCACCTATATGCTGGCGGGCCGCATGCACCACCGCGATAGCACGGGCGGGAATGGCGTTATCGGCGCGGGCGACGTCCAATGGATGACGGCAGCGCGCGGTATCATCCACTCTGAAATGCCCGAGCAGTCCGATGGGCTGATGTGGGGCTTTCAGCTCTGGCTCAACATGCCCGCAGCCGAAAAAATGGCGACCCGCTCAAGCTATTTGGAACTCGCCACCGACGCGATTCCGACGGTCGAGGGCTACCGCCACCGGGTGCGCGTGATCTCCGGCGCCTATGGAGGCAAGAGCGGACCGGCCCCGGAGCGCACCGTGTCACCAACCTATCTCGACGTGGCGATCGACGCGGGCGGATCGTTCGCGATCGATCTTCCCGATGGACACTCGGCTTTTGCCTATGTCTTCGACGGCGAGGCCAGGATTGCTGGCACCGCCATCCCGAACGGCGGGACCGCCATACTTTCCGGCGACGGTCCAGTGTCGATTGCGAGCAATGCCGGCGGCCGGCTCCTGCTGATCGCAGGGAGGCCACTGCGCGAACCCGTCTTCCGGGCAGGTCCGTTCGCTATGGCCAGCGCCCGCGACCTCGAGCAGGCATTCGAGGATTTGCGTTCGGGGCGGTTCCTCGAGCCTGCCTAA
- a CDS encoding LysR family transcriptional regulator → MSFDIRQLRYALAAADHGSFYRAARALDIEQSTLSRAILKLERSIGMPIFDRSRAGVTITLAGGSFLRSAKTMVATADKMVAMMRAAGQGRAGGLRLGHNSSVSAGNLRATLINWREAHPDVEIECVEADRSVLLAGLDTREIDIAILMGAAGHDGFRCEPLWSERMLVALPASHPLAERDVVHWTDLRGERFLLPAADPGPEIRDMALGRLAVSGSKPHIRMLQSSRETVLSVLGGSAVVSIVCEGSTGARYPDVVYRPIHGEQGPALTGYSGCWRDDNGNPALRRFLGFIKARYALSFDFSQQFQ, encoded by the coding sequence ATGTCGTTTGATATCCGTCAGCTCCGCTACGCTTTAGCGGCAGCTGATCATGGGAGTTTTTACCGTGCTGCCCGCGCACTCGATATTGAGCAATCGACGCTGAGTCGCGCCATACTCAAACTGGAGCGCTCGATCGGGATGCCGATTTTCGATCGCTCACGAGCGGGCGTGACCATAACGCTGGCAGGCGGCAGCTTTCTTCGTAGCGCAAAGACGATGGTCGCGACGGCGGACAAGATGGTGGCGATGATGCGAGCGGCCGGACAGGGCCGCGCCGGTGGCCTTAGACTCGGGCACAACAGTTCTGTCTCCGCAGGCAATCTGCGGGCGACGCTGATAAACTGGCGTGAGGCGCATCCTGATGTAGAGATCGAATGCGTCGAAGCCGACCGCAGCGTCCTCCTCGCTGGCTTGGACACCAGAGAGATCGACATCGCGATACTCATGGGTGCGGCCGGCCATGACGGCTTTCGTTGCGAGCCATTATGGAGCGAGCGGATGCTAGTCGCATTGCCCGCGTCGCATCCGCTGGCGGAACGCGACGTGGTTCACTGGACGGATCTTCGCGGCGAGCGGTTCCTGCTGCCTGCCGCCGATCCCGGCCCGGAGATACGAGACATGGCGCTGGGGCGTCTGGCAGTCTCGGGCAGCAAACCCCACATCCGAATGCTCCAGTCGAGCCGCGAGACAGTGCTAAGCGTTCTCGGCGGCAGCGCCGTCGTGAGCATCGTCTGCGAGGGTTCTACCGGCGCGCGCTATCCTGATGTCGTCTATCGACCGATACATGGCGAGCAGGGGCCGGCCCTCACTGGCTATTCCGGTTGCTGGCGCGATGACAACGGCAACCCGGCGCTGCGCCGTTTTCTTGGATTCATCAAGGCGCGCTATGCCCTGTCTTTTGATTTCTCGCAGCAATTCCAGTAG
- the trbK-alt gene encoding putative entry exclusion protein TrbK-alt, producing the protein MDSKLLARIGAVVFIAIAITMTAVEMSRPPEPPRAGPAAVAETSATDPLLIELRRCQSIGAAGASDPDCLRAWAENRRRFLAPGARPAARIADGATPQEN; encoded by the coding sequence ATGGACAGCAAGCTCCTCGCGCGCATCGGCGCCGTCGTCTTCATCGCCATCGCCATCACGATGACGGCGGTCGAGATGAGCCGTCCGCCCGAGCCACCGCGCGCGGGGCCGGCGGCCGTCGCCGAGACATCGGCGACGGACCCGCTGCTGATCGAGTTGCGCCGCTGCCAGTCGATCGGCGCGGCCGGGGCGAGCGACCCTGATTGCCTGCGCGCCTGGGCCGAGAACCGCCGCCGGTTCCTCGCGCCCGGCGCGCGTCCCGCTGCCCGCATCGCCGATGGCGCCACCCCACAGGAGAATTGA
- a CDS encoding TMEM175 family protein: MSAQDEGLMTAGRMEAFSDGVIAIIITIMVLELKAPEEADMHALLSTWPIFLSYALSFTMVAIYWVNHHHLLKTCARIDHRTLWLNIHWLFWLSLFPVTTAYMGETRGAPFALAIYAGLSMLVATAFLLLQRQLFGSNAHVEEVSASTRRRTIKNLAAMVAMAAAIPLAFISAPIAALLLAVPALAYFVPD; encoded by the coding sequence GTGAGCGCGCAGGACGAAGGTCTGATGACCGCCGGGCGGATGGAAGCGTTCAGCGACGGCGTCATCGCGATCATCATCACAATCATGGTGCTTGAGCTGAAGGCGCCGGAAGAAGCGGACATGCACGCGCTGCTGTCGACCTGGCCGATCTTCCTGTCCTACGCCTTGAGCTTCACCATGGTCGCGATCTACTGGGTCAATCACCACCATTTGCTGAAGACCTGCGCCCGGATCGACCACCGGACCTTGTGGCTGAACATCCATTGGCTGTTCTGGCTGTCGCTGTTCCCGGTGACGACGGCCTATATGGGCGAAACTCGCGGCGCACCGTTCGCGCTCGCGATCTATGCGGGCCTCTCGATGCTAGTGGCAACGGCCTTTCTATTGCTGCAACGTCAACTCTTTGGTTCAAACGCCCATGTCGAGGAGGTCAGCGCGTCGACCCGGCGGCGGACGATCAAGAATCTGGCGGCGATGGTGGCTATGGCGGCGGCGATCCCACTGGCGTTCATCAGCGCGCCGATCGCCGCTCTCCTGCTCGCGGTGCCGGCGCTCGCCTATTTCGTCCCGGATTGA
- a CDS encoding TrbI/VirB10 family protein: MTDSHDPPVEDRPAPQSARPDPAAFQLRGDPPRVMRLSRRALAVVGVAAGLGIGGSLIYALRTPGERTAQELYNTDNRATSEAITSGPRDYAQAPRLGPPLPGDLGRPIVSAQQRGEDVPVPPMGAQPGPPDPRAQAVEAARQRAAQERDAARTSSVFLGSGGARAGAEPVSTPGLPAPSAQEPAQQTAQGDQASKRAFMAQAANQRTVSVERLTAPASPNIVQAGSIIPAALVTGVRSDLPGQITAQVTASVYDSPTGRILLIPQGARLIGEYDSEIAAGQTRVLLAWDRLIMPDGRSIVLERQPGADGAGFAGLQDRVNQHWGDLLKAAAVSTLLGVGTELGADSENDLTRALRRGSQDTINQTGQQIVRRQLNVQPTLTIRPGHPLRVILTRDLVLEPIGGTR; this comes from the coding sequence GTGACCGACAGCCATGATCCGCCCGTGGAGGATCGGCCCGCCCCGCAGTCGGCTCGCCCTGATCCGGCCGCGTTCCAGCTTCGCGGCGATCCGCCTCGCGTCATGCGGCTCTCCCGTAGAGCGCTCGCCGTCGTCGGCGTCGCTGCCGGACTCGGCATCGGCGGTTCGCTGATCTATGCGCTGCGGACACCGGGCGAGAGGACGGCGCAGGAACTCTACAACACCGACAACCGCGCCACGTCCGAGGCGATCACGTCCGGGCCGCGCGACTATGCCCAGGCGCCCCGGCTCGGCCCACCGCTTCCTGGCGACCTCGGCCGCCCGATCGTGTCGGCACAACAGCGCGGCGAGGACGTTCCCGTGCCGCCGATGGGCGCGCAGCCCGGCCCGCCCGATCCGCGCGCGCAGGCGGTGGAAGCCGCCCGGCAGCGCGCGGCGCAGGAACGCGATGCGGCCCGCACCAGCTCGGTCTTTCTTGGCAGCGGCGGCGCGCGAGCGGGTGCGGAGCCGGTCTCGACGCCGGGCTTGCCGGCGCCTTCCGCGCAGGAACCGGCGCAGCAGACGGCGCAAGGCGACCAAGCCAGCAAGCGCGCCTTCATGGCGCAGGCAGCCAACCAGCGCACCGTCAGCGTTGAGCGGCTTACGGCACCAGCATCGCCAAACATCGTGCAGGCCGGCAGCATTATCCCGGCCGCGCTCGTCACCGGCGTCCGTTCGGACCTGCCCGGCCAGATCACCGCGCAGGTGACGGCGAGCGTCTATGACAGCCCTACCGGACGCATCCTTCTCATTCCGCAAGGCGCGCGACTGATCGGCGAGTATGACAGCGAGATCGCCGCCGGGCAGACCCGCGTACTGCTCGCCTGGGACCGACTCATCATGCCGGACGGCCGTTCGATCGTTCTCGAGCGTCAGCCCGGCGCCGATGGTGCGGGATTCGCGGGCCTACAGGACCGCGTCAACCAGCATTGGGGCGATCTGCTCAAGGCGGCGGCCGTTTCGACGCTGCTCGGGGTTGGGACCGAGCTGGGTGCGGATAGCGAGAACGACCTGACCCGCGCCCTGCGGCGCGGCTCGCAGGATACCATCAATCAGACCGGGCAGCAGATCGTGCGGCGGCAACTCAACGTGCAGCCGACGCTCACCATCCGGCCCGGCCATCCGCTTCGCGTGATTCTCACCCGCGACCTTGTGCTCGAACCGATCGGAGGAACGCGATGA
- the trbG gene encoding P-type conjugative transfer protein TrbG, with protein sequence MTGIPIRRAAAAALLISASTLAGCATTSARPPMIALDDPPPAIVATPAAEPPRAVEIVTIPKPLPLPGQLKPVTESPRRAEPADPRRRVGDANDAARIQPVRDGFLNAIQQYPWTDGALYQVYAAPGQVTDIALQEGEQLVGPGPVAAGDTVRWIIGDTISGSGPAARVHILVKPTRPDLATNLVINTDRRTYHLELRATPTTYMASVSWTYPQDQLIALQGRNAAAAAAAPAATGVDVSALNFRYRIEGDRAAWKPVRAFDDGRQVFVEFPAEISQGEMPPLFVTGAAGDAELVNYRVQGRYMVVDRLFAAAELRLGDRRTEQRVRIVRDDGRRGRP encoded by the coding sequence ATGACCGGCATACCCATCCGCCGCGCGGCCGCGGCCGCGCTGCTCATCTCCGCATCCACGCTCGCCGGCTGCGCCACCACATCGGCCAGGCCGCCCATGATTGCCCTTGACGATCCGCCCCCGGCGATCGTGGCGACGCCCGCGGCCGAGCCGCCCCGCGCCGTCGAGATTGTGACGATCCCCAAACCACTGCCGCTGCCCGGCCAGTTGAAGCCGGTGACGGAGAGTCCGCGGCGGGCGGAACCCGCCGATCCGCGCCGCCGTGTCGGCGACGCCAACGACGCCGCGCGCATCCAGCCGGTGCGCGACGGCTTCCTCAACGCCATCCAGCAATATCCGTGGACCGACGGCGCGCTGTATCAGGTCTATGCCGCCCCCGGCCAAGTGACGGACATCGCGTTACAGGAGGGCGAACAGCTCGTCGGGCCGGGGCCGGTCGCGGCCGGCGACACCGTGCGCTGGATCATCGGCGATACCATCAGCGGCAGCGGGCCAGCGGCGCGGGTGCATATCCTCGTCAAACCGACCCGGCCCGACCTCGCCACCAACCTGGTCATCAACACAGATCGGCGCACCTATCATCTCGAACTGCGCGCGACCCCGACGACCTACATGGCATCGGTCTCTTGGACCTATCCGCAGGACCAGCTCATCGCCTTGCAGGGCCGCAACGCGGCCGCTGCTGCCGCTGCGCCAGCGGCGACCGGCGTGGACGTGTCCGCGCTCAATTTCCGCTACCGGATCGAAGGCGACCGCGCGGCGTGGAAGCCCGTTCGCGCGTTCGACGATGGCCGGCAGGTGTTCGTGGAGTTTCCGGCGGAAATCTCGCAGGGCGAGATGCCGCCGCTGTTCGTGACCGGCGCGGCCGGCGACGCGGAGCTGGTCAACTACCGCGTTCAGGGCCGCTACATGGTGGTCGATCGCCTGTTCGCCGCCGCCGAGCTGCGCCTGGGCGATCGGCGCACCGAGCAGCGTGTCCGCATCGTGCGCGACGATGGACGAAGGGGGCGGCCGTGA
- a CDS encoding DUF2274 domain-containing protein — protein sequence MTKLKLGPLADDRPIKLTVELPAVVHRDLVAYAAALAAETGGEPVPPEKLVPPMLAKFMTSDRGFSRRRSGSND from the coding sequence ATGACGAAGTTGAAGCTGGGGCCGTTGGCCGACGACCGACCCATCAAGCTGACGGTCGAACTGCCCGCCGTCGTTCACCGCGATCTCGTCGCCTACGCCGCTGCTCTCGCGGCCGAGACGGGCGGTGAGCCGGTTCCGCCGGAGAAGCTCGTTCCGCCCATGTTGGCGAAGTTCATGACAAGTGACCGAGGGTTTTCGCGACGTCGTAGCGGCTCGAACGACTGA
- a CDS encoding alginate export family protein produces the protein MLPIAQATYAQQQMPVTPGPADRESSGDHFERTPEHGSADVPAQRPSYKLGRWLEDWRALADPELRTDPFDAVKYIALGTDGGAHLTLSGQLREEAVGQSNALFSNAGDVWGLHRLYLGADLHVGQARIYAELGNAVAIGRRGGPGPTDEDRLDLQLAFADWRLQAGGVEWVIRAGRQELAFDPTQRFVGVREGPNLRQAFDAMRLNARVGDVHVSAFAGRPVRYRPGVFDDAANDASAFRGLYASRTSGQMWTSLYVYGYRRDAARFGAVEGRERRTAWGARIADRVGNLDFDVEAMVQRGTVDRTPVRAWAIAALAGWTFHRAPWAPRAGIQLDLASGDRDPSDNRVGTFNPLFYKGNYFTEAPIGSLANVRHLKLSLSARPTKATTMSVSAADLARTRSGDLVYLAPLVPQPASAAAAGRHIGGYVQGLVSHQFSRHLSVSLEAAHFESGSAMRRVGGRNVDFAKLTANFLF, from the coding sequence ATGCTGCCGATCGCCCAAGCCACCTATGCTCAGCAACAGATGCCCGTGACGCCCGGTCCGGCCGATCGCGAGTCCTCCGGCGATCATTTCGAGCGCACGCCGGAACACGGCAGTGCTGACGTGCCTGCTCAGCGGCCATCCTACAAACTCGGCCGGTGGCTCGAAGATTGGCGTGCGCTAGCCGACCCAGAGCTTCGGACCGATCCGTTCGATGCCGTCAAATATATTGCGCTCGGAACCGATGGTGGCGCGCATCTGACGCTGTCGGGCCAGCTACGGGAAGAAGCCGTCGGGCAGTCCAATGCGCTTTTCTCCAATGCTGGCGACGTCTGGGGCCTGCATCGGCTCTATCTGGGCGCGGACCTCCATGTCGGGCAGGCACGCATCTATGCCGAACTCGGCAATGCGGTTGCCATTGGCCGGCGGGGCGGCCCTGGCCCGACAGATGAAGATCGGCTCGATCTTCAGTTGGCCTTCGCCGATTGGCGATTGCAGGCAGGCGGGGTCGAATGGGTGATTCGGGCCGGACGGCAGGAATTGGCGTTCGATCCGACGCAGCGGTTCGTCGGCGTGCGCGAAGGACCAAATCTCCGCCAGGCGTTCGACGCGATGCGGCTGAACGCGCGGGTCGGTGACGTGCACGTCTCGGCTTTCGCCGGCCGTCCCGTCCGATACCGGCCAGGCGTCTTCGACGACGCCGCAAACGATGCTTCCGCGTTTCGCGGCCTTTATGCCTCCAGAACCTCGGGACAAATGTGGACTTCGCTTTATGTCTACGGATATCGCCGCGACGCCGCGCGGTTCGGGGCGGTTGAGGGGCGTGAGAGGCGGACCGCCTGGGGAGCCCGCATTGCCGACCGCGTCGGCAATCTCGATTTTGATGTCGAAGCCATGGTCCAGCGCGGCACAGTCGATCGGACGCCGGTTCGGGCCTGGGCGATCGCCGCGCTCGCGGGCTGGACGTTCCATCGCGCGCCTTGGGCGCCGCGGGCGGGCATTCAGCTCGACCTCGCCTCGGGAGACCGCGATCCTTCCGACAACCGCGTCGGCACGTTCAACCCGCTTTTCTACAAGGGCAATTATTTTACCGAGGCGCCGATCGGCTCGCTCGCCAACGTCCGGCATCTGAAGCTGAGCTTGTCCGCGCGGCCAACAAAAGCGACGACAATGAGTGTCAGCGCCGCCGACCTAGCGCGCACGCGAAGCGGCGATCTCGTCTATCTCGCTCCGCTCGTGCCGCAACCGGCGAGCGCAGCCGCAGCCGGCCGGCATATCGGCGGCTATGTTCAAGGGCTGGTGTCTCACCAGTTCTCACGCCACCTGTCGGTATCGCTCGAAGCCGCGCACTTCGAAAGCGGCAGCGCGATGCGGCGCGTCGGCGGGCGGAACGTCGATTTCGCCAAGCTGACCGCCAATTTCCTGTTCTGA